A genomic window from Sporosarcina sp. Marseille-Q4063 includes:
- a CDS encoding protein kinase family protein has protein sequence MNNYQALANSVIINKKNRLVSYDDSLKHIGTGRSAFVFKIKSANKAIKIFFPEFTHIAKEEAEIYQALQGISYYPSIYGAGLNYIVMDFIEGLTLFDCVSQGKFIEPAHIKEIDYALSLARARGLNPSDIHLRNLFITTNGEIKIIDVARFRQKKNCRQWHDLKKAYYRFYRKRFFPKKVSAIYLNIVAFLYKKGLFLSFA, from the coding sequence TTGAATAACTATCAAGCACTGGCAAATTCAGTCATCATTAATAAGAAAAATCGATTAGTTAGTTATGATGATTCTTTAAAGCATATTGGAACGGGAAGAAGTGCCTTTGTTTTTAAAATAAAGTCAGCTAATAAAGCGATAAAAATATTTTTCCCTGAATTCACGCATATTGCTAAAGAAGAAGCTGAAATATATCAAGCGCTTCAAGGTATCTCTTACTATCCTTCGATTTACGGTGCCGGATTGAATTACATAGTCATGGACTTCATTGAAGGATTGACACTTTTTGATTGTGTTTCACAAGGAAAGTTTATCGAACCAGCTCATATCAAAGAAATCGATTATGCACTTTCATTGGCTAGAGCAAGGGGGTTAAATCCTTCTGATATTCATTTGCGAAACCTATTCATCACCACGAATGGCGAGATAAAAATCATTGACGTGGCACGTTTTCGACAGAAGAAAAACTGCAGGCAATGGCATGATCTGAAAAAAGCATATTATCGATTTTATCGTAAACGTTTTTTTCCCAAGAAAGTTTCTGCCATCTATTTAAATATAGTCGCATTCCTTTATAAAAAAGGATTATTTCTTTCTTTTGCATGA
- a CDS encoding FAD-dependent oxidoreductase has product MTNNEIGKLPQHPESYWRTDIDFPEFPSLEDHLEVDVVIVGAGITGITSAYLLVNEGLKVAVIEAGNVLNGTTGHTTAKITAQHDLIYDEFIRNIGRSNARLYYEANIQALNFIKDTVNEHNIDCDLSTQDAYIYATSEKYAKKIEKEAEAYEKIGIDGGLVDSFPFDIDIQNVLVMKNQAQFHPTKYLVHLIQHITEKGGLIFENTTAVNIETGEKPVVLTRGELAPKITAKHVLACSHFPFYEGLGLYSTRMHADRSYALAVKAKKDFPEGIYISADEPTRSLRSVTIDGEEMVLIVGENHKTGQGIETMEHYKALEKFGEEVLGIEKIVYRWSAQDLITLDKLPYIGELTSGQSNILIATGFRKWGMSNGTAAALLFRDMVLGKENNFQKMYSPSRFYVNPSLKNFLKENANVVGQLIKGKLESPKTNPEALSKGEGAVITLDGHRKGAYKDDEGKLHIVDTTCTHIGCEVEWNNGDRTWDCPCHGSRFSFTGEVIEGPAEKPLQKYDYKMSDNLTSEDSGY; this is encoded by the coding sequence GTGACCAATAATGAAATTGGAAAGTTGCCGCAGCATCCTGAGTCCTATTGGCGGACAGATATTGATTTTCCGGAGTTTCCAAGTTTAGAGGATCATTTAGAAGTTGACGTCGTGATTGTAGGAGCGGGTATTACGGGAATTACATCCGCTTACCTTTTAGTCAATGAAGGATTGAAGGTCGCCGTAATCGAAGCAGGAAATGTGTTGAATGGGACGACGGGCCACACGACTGCTAAAATCACAGCCCAACATGATTTAATCTACGATGAATTCATTCGTAATATTGGTAGAAGCAACGCGCGTTTGTATTATGAAGCGAATATCCAAGCCTTAAACTTTATCAAAGACACCGTGAATGAACATAATATCGATTGCGATTTGAGCACGCAGGACGCGTACATATACGCCACTTCCGAGAAATATGCAAAAAAGATTGAAAAAGAAGCGGAAGCTTACGAAAAGATTGGTATTGACGGAGGACTGGTTGATAGTTTTCCTTTCGATATTGATATACAAAATGTACTTGTCATGAAAAACCAAGCACAGTTTCACCCAACCAAATATTTAGTCCATCTCATTCAACACATCACGGAAAAAGGCGGATTGATTTTTGAGAACACAACCGCCGTGAATATTGAAACCGGCGAAAAACCTGTCGTGCTCACACGTGGAGAATTAGCGCCAAAAATCACAGCTAAACACGTTCTCGCTTGTTCACATTTTCCGTTTTATGAAGGACTCGGGCTTTATTCGACAAGAATGCATGCGGATCGATCGTATGCACTTGCCGTCAAGGCGAAAAAGGACTTCCCGGAAGGTATCTATATCAGTGCTGATGAACCGACGCGTTCACTGCGTTCCGTAACGATTGACGGGGAAGAAATGGTACTTATTGTCGGTGAAAACCATAAGACCGGCCAAGGGATCGAAACGATGGAACATTACAAAGCATTGGAGAAATTCGGTGAAGAAGTTTTGGGGATAGAAAAAATTGTTTATAGATGGTCAGCCCAAGATTTAATAACGCTAGACAAATTACCCTATATCGGTGAATTAACATCCGGACAATCGAATATCTTGATTGCTACTGGTTTTCGTAAATGGGGAATGTCCAATGGAACTGCAGCTGCACTGTTGTTCCGGGATATGGTTTTAGGGAAAGAGAATAATTTTCAAAAGATGTATTCGCCTTCACGTTTCTATGTGAATCCGAGTCTGAAAAACTTCTTGAAGGAGAACGCGAACGTTGTCGGTCAATTAATCAAAGGAAAGCTGGAATCGCCGAAAACAAATCCTGAAGCGTTATCCAAAGGGGAAGGTGCAGTCATTACGCTGGATGGCCATAGAAAAGGTGCATACAAAGACGATGAAGGGAAACTCCATATTGTCGATACGACTTGCACCCACATCGGCTGTGAAGTTGAATGGAACAACGGGGATCGAACATGGGATTGCCCGTGTCACGGTTCGAGATTTTCATTCACAGGAGAAGTGATTGAAGGCCCGGCAGAAAAGCCGTTGCAAAAGTATGATTATAAAATGAGTGATAATTTGACGTCGGAAGACTCCGGTTATTAA
- a CDS encoding ABC transporter ATP-binding protein: MYMEINNLNFSYPNTSSKTVDDFSFTVEKGEVISMLGRSGSGKSTFLRLIAGLEMPSGGSFTLNGKKMFCNDTFLQPEKRGIGMVFQDYALFPHMSVEDNIIFGLPKMSRKDKVKRAGEVLELVELIGFEKRYPHQLSGGQQQRVALARAMAPEPELILLDEPFSNLDTDLQVKIRGDLRRILKKAKTTAIFVTHNQNDAHALADRIVKIKDGKIDKIGRPCDLLGVSPTENPDMIEITYEELIGV, encoded by the coding sequence ATGTATATGGAAATTAATAATTTGAATTTTTCTTATCCTAATACTTCCTCGAAAACAGTCGACGATTTTTCCTTCACAGTGGAAAAAGGGGAAGTTATATCGATGCTTGGCCGTAGCGGAAGCGGGAAGAGTACGTTCCTACGTTTAATTGCAGGACTGGAAATGCCCTCAGGAGGTTCATTTACCTTGAACGGCAAGAAAATGTTTTGCAATGATACATTTCTTCAGCCTGAAAAACGTGGAATCGGCATGGTTTTCCAGGACTACGCGTTATTTCCGCATATGAGCGTTGAAGACAATATCATATTTGGGCTCCCGAAAATGAGTCGTAAAGATAAAGTTAAGCGTGCCGGGGAAGTGCTTGAACTCGTTGAACTTATAGGGTTCGAAAAACGTTACCCGCACCAATTAAGCGGTGGCCAGCAGCAACGAGTTGCGCTTGCGCGAGCAATGGCACCCGAACCTGAACTGATTCTTCTTGACGAACCATTTAGTAACTTGGATACGGATTTGCAAGTGAAAATTCGCGGAGATCTCAGACGGATTTTAAAGAAAGCTAAAACAACTGCTATTTTTGTTACGCATAATCAAAACGACGCACACGCACTAGCAGACCGCATTGTGAAGATTAAAGACGGCAAAATCGATAAAATCGGACGTCCTTGCGATTTGCTCGGCGTTTCACCGACAGAAAATCCCGATATGATCGAGATCACGTACGAAGAACTAATCGGTGTATGA
- a CDS encoding iron ABC transporter permease: MNKRFANVNGWTISAVLIIILLFLPNLSIVLGIFAPASENWSHIKEFMLLNYVKTTLTLVFFTALFTISIGLSLAWLIAQYDFPLRNFMKWALILPLSIPPFIGAYTYHGIINYTGVIQKTLRNHFDITPNPAYFDIMNIPGAIFIYTLVLYPYVYMITRIFLSHQSASLIESARTLGKGPLEIFFRVVIPISRVSIIGGVSLVILEVLNDYGVVKYFGIQTFSTAIFQTWFGLGDLESSIKLAASLMVIVIFILMIERLLRGGKQYSYSTTKVRPLPLVKLKGKKAVFATLYTLIIFSVAFLIPILQLIDWVILTIGKVPMEDVLLYTKNSIIVAGLGAFLIIVFSLVVGNFGRSVKHKLAKVLPKLTVLGYSIPGVVVAVAVITTFIALDRFLAPVYQFFGVDSELVLSVNLFMLISAYVIRFFAIGYNSIESGFDKIGTNFRDASRMLGAKSLRTFFKIDVPMMKGAIISGFILVFVDILKEIPLTLILRPFNYDTLATKAFQYASDEKIMEASQASLLIVGVSTIAIFVFHKLLREEPK; encoded by the coding sequence ATGAACAAGCGTTTTGCTAATGTCAATGGGTGGACAATTTCTGCCGTACTAATTATCATCTTGCTGTTTTTACCGAATTTGTCGATCGTTTTAGGCATTTTTGCTCCGGCAAGTGAAAATTGGTCGCATATTAAAGAGTTCATGCTTTTAAATTATGTGAAGACAACTCTTACACTTGTTTTCTTTACGGCGCTGTTCACAATTTCAATCGGGCTCAGTCTTGCTTGGCTCATAGCCCAATATGACTTTCCACTTCGGAATTTCATGAAATGGGCACTTATTCTTCCTTTATCGATTCCGCCTTTTATTGGTGCTTATACATACCATGGCATCATAAATTACACGGGGGTCATTCAAAAGACGCTTCGTAACCATTTCGATATAACGCCGAATCCCGCCTATTTTGATATAATGAATATTCCGGGTGCGATTTTCATTTATACATTGGTGCTTTACCCGTACGTTTATATGATTACAAGAATTTTTCTTTCTCATCAATCTGCCTCTTTAATTGAAAGTGCGCGAACTTTAGGAAAAGGCCCTTTGGAAATTTTCTTTAGAGTTGTGATCCCGATTTCTCGCGTATCGATTATTGGCGGTGTGAGTTTAGTCATTTTAGAAGTTTTAAACGATTACGGGGTAGTGAAGTATTTCGGCATCCAGACATTCAGCACCGCTATTTTTCAAACGTGGTTCGGACTTGGTGATTTGGAGTCATCTATTAAACTAGCAGCCTCGCTTATGGTCATCGTTATTTTCATTTTGATGATCGAACGTTTACTGCGAGGCGGAAAGCAATATAGTTATTCAACAACAAAAGTCAGACCGCTTCCACTCGTAAAACTTAAAGGGAAGAAAGCGGTCTTTGCGACATTGTACACACTGATCATCTTTAGTGTGGCGTTCTTAATTCCAATCCTGCAATTGATTGACTGGGTCATTCTCACAATCGGAAAAGTACCGATGGAGGATGTACTGCTTTACACGAAAAACTCGATTATCGTAGCAGGACTTGGTGCGTTCTTGATTATTGTCTTTTCATTGGTTGTCGGGAACTTCGGAAGGTCTGTTAAACACAAGTTGGCGAAAGTGTTGCCGAAATTGACGGTTCTCGGTTATTCGATACCCGGTGTGGTTGTCGCAGTGGCTGTTATTACAACATTCATTGCGCTTGACCGGTTTCTGGCGCCTGTCTACCAGTTTTTTGGCGTCGATTCGGAACTCGTCTTAAGCGTCAATCTGTTCATGTTGATAAGCGCCTATGTCATACGGTTTTTCGCAATCGGATATAATTCGATTGAATCAGGTTTCGATAAAATCGGAACGAATTTCCGTGATGCATCGCGCATGCTTGGCGCCAAGAGCCTTCGAACATTTTTCAAAATCGATGTTCCGATGATGAAAGGCGCAATTATCAGCGGTTTTATCCTGGTGTTTGTAGATATATTAAAAGAGATTCCCTTAACGCTGATTTTACGGCCATTTAATTACGACACACTCGCCACGAAGGCGTTCCAATATGCAAGTGATGAAAAGATTATGGAAGCATCTCAAGCCTCACTATTGATTGTTGGTGTGAGCACGATTGCAATCTTCGTTTTCCATAAGTTACTCAGAGAGGAGCCAAAATAA
- a CDS encoding Fe(3+) ABC transporter substrate-binding protein codes for MKKSLFLIVVAMMLVLAACGSATKKESGTDTDAKKSEKSEVNLYTSRHYDVDNELYKKFEEETGIKVNVIKDEADVLIERIKREGTATKADLFLTADVGRLYRAKEDGLLQSVSSDKLSKQISENLRDVDDMWVGLTKRARILVYNKDKVKPEELSTYEALTEDEWKNRVLVRSSESVYNQSLLASFIEIDGEEKAKEWAQGIVDNLARNPEGGDRDQAKGIAAGIGDVAIMNSYYFGQMLNSSEPEEVKVAESLGVFFPNQETTGAHVNISGAGVVNGSKNADNAVKLLEFLTGEEAQGKFASANYEYPVNENVEPSELLQSWGDFKEQDIPLTTLGEHNAKAIMIFNEVGWK; via the coding sequence ATGAAAAAGAGTTTATTCTTAATCGTTGTCGCGATGATGCTCGTACTTGCAGCATGTGGAAGCGCAACCAAAAAAGAAAGCGGCACTGATACAGATGCAAAGAAATCCGAAAAGTCGGAAGTGAATTTGTATACGAGCCGTCATTACGACGTGGATAATGAATTATATAAGAAATTTGAAGAAGAAACTGGCATAAAAGTAAACGTTATCAAAGACGAAGCAGATGTACTCATCGAACGGATCAAACGCGAAGGAACTGCAACAAAAGCGGATTTATTTCTAACTGCTGACGTTGGCAGACTGTACCGCGCGAAAGAAGATGGGCTACTTCAAAGCGTGTCAAGTGACAAATTATCGAAACAAATCTCTGAAAACTTGCGTGATGTTGACGATATGTGGGTCGGTTTGACTAAACGTGCACGTATTCTAGTGTATAATAAAGATAAGGTAAAACCTGAGGAACTTTCCACGTATGAAGCACTTACAGAAGACGAGTGGAAAAACCGTGTTCTCGTTCGATCATCAGAAAGTGTTTATAACCAATCACTACTCGCTTCGTTCATCGAAATCGATGGAGAAGAGAAAGCAAAAGAATGGGCACAGGGCATTGTCGACAATTTAGCTCGAAATCCAGAGGGCGGAGATCGTGACCAAGCGAAAGGAATCGCAGCGGGTATTGGTGACGTAGCAATTATGAACTCATACTATTTCGGACAAATGCTTAATTCCTCAGAACCGGAAGAAGTGAAAGTGGCTGAGAGCCTTGGCGTATTCTTCCCGAACCAAGAAACAACTGGGGCGCATGTAAATATAAGTGGAGCCGGAGTCGTCAATGGTTCGAAAAACGCGGACAACGCAGTTAAATTACTTGAATTCCTTACAGGAGAAGAAGCGCAAGGCAAATTTGCTTCTGCAAATTATGAATACCCGGTGAATGAAAATGTAGAACCTTCAGAACTCCTTCAATCATGGGGAGACTTTAAAGAACAAGATATTCCATTAACGACTCTTGGAGAACATAACGCGAAAGCAATCATGATTTTCAACGAAGTCGGCTGGAAATAA
- a CDS encoding endonuclease V yields the protein MNIEKYKAIQTELSNQTSLEDRCHSIKFCAGVDVAYKEIADTEWGVCSIVVIDYATKAVVEKTSSIGKITVPYIPGYLAFRELPLVIQAANKLSIDPDLFIFDGNGYLHPRHMGIATHASFFLNKPTFGVAKNYFKIDNVDFTMPENVSGSYKDIIIRNETFGRVLRSHKDVKPIFISCGNYIDLEKTTKITLNLINKESRIPIPVRLADLETKRMRKQL from the coding sequence ATGAATATTGAAAAGTACAAAGCCATTCAGACTGAGCTATCCAACCAAACTTCTTTGGAAGACAGATGTCACAGTATTAAATTTTGTGCTGGCGTTGATGTCGCTTATAAGGAAATAGCAGATACAGAATGGGGCGTCTGCAGCATTGTCGTTATCGATTATGCGACGAAAGCGGTTGTTGAAAAAACCTCCAGTATCGGGAAAATCACCGTTCCTTATATTCCCGGCTATTTAGCATTCAGGGAACTCCCTCTCGTTATTCAAGCCGCGAATAAATTATCAATAGACCCCGACTTATTTATATTCGATGGCAATGGCTATTTGCATCCACGTCATATGGGTATCGCAACACATGCTTCTTTCTTTCTCAATAAACCCACATTCGGCGTTGCGAAAAATTATTTTAAAATAGACAATGTTGATTTCACAATGCCTGAGAATGTTTCAGGTTCTTATAAAGATATCATCATAAGAAATGAAACCTTCGGCAGAGTTTTACGAAGTCATAAAGATGTGAAGCCCATTTTCATCTCTTGCGGGAATTATATTGATTTAGAAAAAACTACTAAAATCACGCTGAACTTAATTAACAAGGAAAGCCGAATACCCATTCCAGTTAGATTAGCGGATTTGGAAACGAAACGTATGAGGAAACAACTATAA
- a CDS encoding aldehyde dehydrogenase family protein, producing MVSYTGLDSQFIGGKWNDGTGSSTIDLINPYTQDNIASFKSASVADIEEAYQSAKITQEEWAGVNAFERSRIMNEAARIMEERREELVQLLIEDSGSTFIKANVEVDFCIAITRHASSFPFHVEATSPPSIVPGKKNKVFRKPLGVVGVIGPFNFPMYLAMRSVAPALAAGNSVVLKPDSQTAMSGGTVLGKIFEEAGVPAGVLNVVVPDIGEIGDAFVEHPIPRMISFTGSTGVGRHIGEICGRMIKKVVLELGGNNPFVVLEDADIERAVDGAAFGKYMHSGQICMAVNRIIVHEDIYEEFTQKYVELSKKIKVGNPSDTDTLIGPLINQDAVQRILGEVEKAKEEGAEILLEGTVDGNVMSPYILKGTNETSTAKNEMFGPVVTIIPVSSEEEALRVANDTQFGLSGSVHAGTTEKAMAFAGKMETGMVHINDQSVNDEPLVAFGGEKSSGVGRFGGEWSLDEFTTFKWISVQEDKREYPF from the coding sequence TTGGTTAGTTACACTGGTTTAGATTCGCAATTTATCGGAGGAAAATGGAATGACGGCACAGGATCGAGCACAATCGATTTGATAAATCCTTATACGCAGGATAATATCGCATCTTTCAAGTCAGCAAGTGTGGCGGATATTGAAGAAGCATATCAATCAGCGAAAATCACTCAAGAAGAATGGGCCGGGGTTAATGCTTTCGAACGTTCCCGAATTATGAATGAAGCGGCACGTATTATGGAGGAACGCCGAGAGGAATTGGTTCAACTACTCATTGAAGATTCAGGTTCTACGTTTATCAAAGCGAATGTGGAAGTCGATTTCTGTATCGCGATTACGCGACACGCTTCATCGTTTCCTTTTCATGTAGAAGCGACATCACCGCCGTCAATCGTACCGGGCAAGAAAAATAAAGTATTCCGTAAACCTTTAGGAGTTGTCGGAGTCATTGGACCGTTCAACTTTCCAATGTATCTAGCGATGCGTTCTGTTGCACCAGCGCTCGCAGCAGGGAACAGTGTTGTATTAAAACCGGATTCACAGACAGCGATGTCAGGCGGAACGGTTCTTGGTAAAATCTTTGAAGAGGCGGGCGTTCCGGCAGGTGTATTGAATGTCGTCGTCCCGGATATTGGTGAAATCGGTGATGCTTTTGTCGAACATCCGATTCCGCGCATGATTTCTTTCACTGGTTCAACTGGGGTCGGTCGTCATATCGGTGAAATTTGCGGTCGCATGATCAAGAAAGTTGTTCTCGAACTCGGCGGAAACAATCCTTTTGTTGTTCTTGAGGATGCAGACATTGAACGCGCTGTCGATGGTGCTGCGTTCGGTAAGTATATGCATAGCGGCCAAATTTGCATGGCTGTTAATCGGATTATCGTCCACGAGGACATTTATGAAGAGTTTACGCAAAAGTACGTAGAACTATCGAAAAAGATTAAAGTCGGCAACCCTTCAGATACTGATACCTTGATAGGACCGCTCATTAACCAAGATGCGGTGCAGCGTATTCTTGGGGAAGTTGAAAAGGCAAAAGAGGAAGGTGCGGAAATTCTGCTTGAGGGCACAGTCGATGGCAATGTCATGTCACCGTATATTCTAAAGGGGACGAATGAAACGTCCACCGCAAAAAATGAAATGTTCGGACCTGTCGTGACAATTATTCCGGTTTCGAGCGAAGAAGAAGCACTTCGCGTAGCGAACGACACTCAATTCGGTCTCAGCGGATCTGTCCATGCGGGAACTACTGAAAAAGCGATGGCTTTTGCCGGGAAAATGGAAACGGGCATGGTTCACATCAACGACCAAAGTGTGAATGATGAACCGCTCGTCGCATTCGGCGGGGAAAAGAGTTCTGGTGTCGGCCGGTTCGGCGGAGAATGGTCATTAGATGAATTCACGACATTCAAATGGATTTCTGTTCAAGAAGATAAACGCGAGTATCCATTCTAA
- a CDS encoding LLM class flavin-dependent oxidoreductase, producing the protein MTKKRILLNAFDMNCPSNQSPGLWSHPDSEAHRYTDINYWIEFAKLLEEAQFDSVFLADVLGPYDVYEGKRDAGLRQAVQSPINDPLLIVPAMAAVTKNLSFGITASVTHEHPYTFSRRMSTLDHLTKGRVGWNVVTSYLKSAALNMGLDEQIAHDERYSIAEEYLDVCYKLWEQSWDEDAVVRDTKRKMYVDPDKVHDIQHKGKYFSVPGAHLCEPSPQRTPVIFQAGLSPRGSAFAAEHAEGIYVSMPTTDIARKFVDKIRGQAEEFGRKGEDIKVYSLFTPIVGRTQEEADAKYEDYKQHISIEGAMSLFSGWTGIDLSEYDLDEDLQFVENDSMRSRVEIFTKVDPNKKWNIREIAEFVGIGGIGPVVVGTPEKIADEMERWVNEADVDGFNITYAIKPGSFKDFAELVTPVLQERGLIRKKDDVQETTMRGNLFGTDRLPVNHPGKRFSHVTV; encoded by the coding sequence ATGACTAAAAAAAGAATTTTATTAAACGCATTTGATATGAACTGTCCAAGTAACCAGTCTCCCGGACTCTGGTCCCATCCGGACAGCGAAGCACATCGCTACACGGATATAAATTACTGGATTGAGTTTGCAAAGTTATTAGAAGAAGCGCAGTTTGACTCCGTTTTTTTAGCAGACGTACTGGGTCCGTATGATGTCTATGAAGGGAAAAGAGACGCGGGTCTTAGACAAGCGGTGCAATCCCCTATCAATGATCCACTGCTAATCGTTCCTGCAATGGCTGCAGTTACAAAAAACTTGTCATTCGGCATTACTGCGTCCGTCACACATGAACATCCATATACTTTTTCTCGTCGCATGTCGACATTGGATCATTTAACGAAAGGCCGAGTTGGCTGGAATGTCGTAACTTCTTATTTGAAAAGTGCTGCATTAAATATGGGACTTGACGAACAAATTGCACACGATGAACGATATTCAATCGCTGAAGAATATTTAGATGTTTGTTATAAATTATGGGAACAAAGCTGGGATGAAGATGCTGTTGTTCGAGACACAAAAAGAAAGATGTATGTTGATCCGGACAAAGTACACGACATTCAACATAAAGGAAAGTATTTCTCTGTTCCGGGAGCACATTTATGCGAACCATCTCCACAACGAACACCAGTCATTTTCCAAGCTGGTTTATCGCCAAGAGGCAGTGCATTTGCGGCTGAACACGCGGAAGGTATCTATGTCTCCATGCCAACAACTGATATTGCACGAAAGTTTGTCGATAAAATACGCGGTCAGGCAGAAGAGTTTGGAAGAAAAGGCGAAGACATCAAAGTGTATAGTCTTTTCACGCCGATTGTTGGCCGAACGCAAGAAGAAGCAGATGCAAAATATGAGGATTACAAACAACATATTAGCATTGAAGGCGCGATGAGCTTATTTAGCGGATGGACTGGAATCGATTTATCTGAATATGACCTAGATGAAGACTTGCAATTTGTTGAAAATGATTCAATGCGCTCACGCGTTGAGATTTTCACAAAAGTGGATCCCAACAAAAAATGGAACATTCGAGAAATTGCAGAGTTTGTGGGTATCGGCGGTATCGGTCCAGTTGTTGTCGGCACTCCTGAAAAAATTGCAGATGAAATGGAACGCTGGGTGAACGAGGCCGACGTTGACGGATTCAATATCACTTATGCAATTAAACCAGGGTCCTTTAAAGATTTTGCAGAATTGGTCACGCCTGTTCTACAAGAACGTGGATTAATTCGCAAAAAAGATGATGTACAAGAAACGACCATGCGCGGAAATTTGTTTGGAACCGATCGATTACCGGTAAATCACCCCGGAAAAAGATTTTCACACGTCACTGTCTAA
- a CDS encoding MetQ/NlpA family ABC transporter substrate-binding protein, translated as MRKFIFGLLTLFTLLVLAACSSSEASGDKKELKIGATSGPYADQLKESIIPLLEKDGFKVKLVEFNDYIQPNRALEEGSIDANVFQTSVYLEAFNKEHKSNLAIGHAVPTAPIGLYSEKYKDVSDVKEGMKLTLSNDPVSMARALQMLERFGWITLAGEIDQTRASEKDIVDNIYNLEIIAMDGAQLPRSLGDTDFAFINGNFAIASGLNLEDAVQLEDTPPEFMNNIAYHKDSLDKPFAEAIKKAYHSEAFLKYTNENNAGFTKPDYQNE; from the coding sequence ATGAGAAAATTCATATTCGGTTTGCTAACGTTGTTTACTTTGCTCGTCCTTGCTGCATGCTCTTCCAGCGAGGCGAGCGGGGATAAAAAAGAGTTGAAAATTGGGGCAACGTCGGGACCATATGCAGATCAACTGAAAGAAAGCATTATTCCATTACTGGAAAAAGACGGTTTCAAAGTAAAACTTGTAGAATTCAATGATTACATCCAGCCAAACCGCGCATTAGAAGAAGGTAGCATCGACGCGAACGTTTTTCAAACGTCTGTCTATTTAGAGGCTTTCAATAAAGAACATAAGTCGAATTTGGCAATCGGTCATGCTGTCCCTACCGCGCCGATTGGTCTTTATTCGGAAAAGTATAAAGATGTTTCTGACGTGAAAGAAGGAATGAAGTTAACGTTGTCAAACGACCCAGTTAGCATGGCGAGAGCCCTTCAAATGCTGGAGCGTTTCGGATGGATTACACTTGCAGGTGAAATCGATCAAACTCGAGCTTCTGAAAAAGACATCGTTGATAATATATACAACTTAGAAATTATTGCAATGGACGGCGCACAACTTCCAAGGTCACTAGGCGATACCGACTTTGCATTCATTAACGGAAATTTCGCAATCGCATCGGGGTTAAACTTAGAAGACGCTGTTCAACTAGAGGATACGCCGCCTGAATTTATGAATAACATTGCCTATCACAAAGACAGCTTGGATAAACCGTTCGCGGAGGCGATCAAGAAAGCATACCACTCTGAAGCATTTTTAAAATATACAAACGAAAATAATGCCGGATTTACAAAACCCGATTATCAGAATGAATAG